The Leptospira bouyouniensis genome has a segment encoding these proteins:
- a CDS encoding LptF/LptG family permease: MNLILTPFLWFKKEFIPFRTLDRYLFFDFFKTFLGTLIMLTSMIVIYKFTDVMKYLVSSKVNQSHVYLHVLYSLPSMVDQVVAPALMFSVCFVIGQFSVNKELVAMMVAGVSFMRIITPILFFGIVIWLVMTLFGQLVVIPANKNAQIEFSIMAKGSNRLIDFVYQLHIKGKKGFYYVYWIDEKENTVKGGFNYIEITPDGYPTYTVSSQKAKFIPNPHSWVLYDAEEVRFNQNLELVSRTKYAEKTYDFPEDLAYFSKPVRNPEEMNFFELADEIESRIIKGIPFRNVIVQQHMAFAMPFMSFVVVTLGALAGAITKRSAGVASLGLTIAVVLLYYILNSTAKTLAENGALPIWIGMWMTPVIFTSAAYFLYRRMNI, encoded by the coding sequence ATGAACCTTATTCTAACTCCATTTCTCTGGTTCAAAAAAGAGTTTATTCCTTTTAGAACTCTCGACCGATATTTATTTTTTGATTTTTTTAAAACCTTCTTAGGCACACTCATCATGTTAACTTCGATGATTGTGATTTATAAATTTACAGATGTAATGAAATATTTAGTTTCATCAAAGGTCAATCAGTCACATGTATATTTACATGTTTTATATTCGTTACCATCTATGGTTGACCAAGTTGTAGCACCAGCTTTGATGTTTTCTGTATGTTTTGTGATTGGTCAGTTTAGTGTTAACAAGGAACTTGTTGCGATGATGGTCGCCGGTGTTTCCTTTATGCGAATCATCACTCCTATTTTATTTTTTGGAATCGTGATATGGCTCGTCATGACTCTGTTTGGACAACTCGTTGTGATACCCGCCAATAAAAATGCACAAATAGAATTTAGTATAATGGCAAAGGGATCCAATCGGTTGATCGATTTTGTTTACCAATTGCATATCAAAGGTAAAAAAGGTTTTTACTACGTTTATTGGATCGATGAAAAAGAAAATACCGTCAAGGGAGGATTTAACTATATTGAAATCACTCCTGATGGTTATCCTACATATACTGTATCCTCTCAAAAAGCAAAGTTCATTCCAAACCCACATAGTTGGGTGTTATATGACGCTGAAGAAGTTAGATTCAATCAAAATTTAGAACTAGTTTCAAGAACAAAATATGCAGAGAAAACATATGATTTTCCTGAAGATTTAGCATACTTTTCAAAACCTGTTCGAAATCCAGAAGAAATGAATTTTTTTGAACTTGCGGATGAAATTGAATCTCGAATCATAAAAGGGATTCCATTTCGTAACGTTATCGTACAACAACATATGGCGTTTGCAATGCCATTCATGTCATTTGTTGTGGTCACATTAGGCGCATTGGCGGGAGCGATCACCAAACGTTCTGCAGGTGTGGCTAGTTTAGGTTTGACTATTGCCGTAGTATTATTGTATTACATTTTAAATTCTACAGCTAAAACATTAGCTGAAAATGGTGCTTTGCCGATTTGGATTGGAATGTGGATGACACCAGTGATTTTCACATCAGCTGCATACTTTCTATATCGTAGGATGAATATCTGA
- a CDS encoding PP2C family protein-serine/threonine phosphatase, with amino-acid sequence MMLQSIQDRFKLDDEVLKISRICLVVFSSFIGFGIFAPVEELGLYDPKWIRIIHASITLSFFISTYFVDWVRKNIQYIMLVFFYTMSAHSLILLYWNSLYIGYLVGMILVLSCIGVSFVDRRSMVSYLATVTSAGILVGIYSKEQQVDLSLYLSAIITPALVSYLTLNIRLSSVEKLRVSESQLKKFQDRMLSELELANETQSNLVTTDWPKTKGIKFYSFFRSFDQVGGDAISYLEREDGKMALFFADVSGHGIASAMVSAMAVLAFKIHGNTNQPSDCLKAIHDELQSLVPNNHISACVLFVDTETKEIKYSIAGHPPIILIQKDNGPKLLEGIGTLIVSFLKPNLKNYQITPEPGDRILLYSDGILEVFDESGEIYGEEHLFSSIKNHSDKKGDEFLNVIYEDSMSFSAKRISDDMSMLLLEIQ; translated from the coding sequence ATGATGTTACAATCCATACAAGATCGATTCAAACTTGATGATGAGGTACTGAAGATCTCAAGAATATGTCTTGTTGTGTTTTCTAGTTTTATCGGATTTGGAATTTTTGCACCTGTAGAAGAACTCGGTCTTTACGATCCAAAATGGATTCGAATCATTCATGCTTCTATTACTCTATCATTTTTCATCTCCACTTATTTTGTAGATTGGGTTCGTAAAAACATCCAATACATTATGTTGGTATTTTTTTATACAATGAGTGCTCATTCGTTGATACTCTTGTATTGGAATTCGTTATACATTGGTTATTTGGTGGGTATGATATTAGTGCTTTCTTGTATTGGTGTAAGCTTTGTTGATAGACGTTCGATGGTTTCATATTTGGCGACTGTTACATCTGCAGGAATTTTAGTAGGAATTTATTCAAAAGAACAACAAGTAGATTTATCACTTTATCTTTCTGCAATCATCACACCAGCCTTGGTCTCTTATCTAACTCTCAATATACGACTCAGTTCTGTAGAAAAATTGCGAGTTTCGGAATCACAGTTGAAAAAATTCCAAGATCGTATGTTAAGTGAGTTGGAATTAGCAAATGAAACTCAATCAAATTTAGTGACAACGGATTGGCCAAAAACAAAAGGAATTAAGTTTTATTCTTTTTTTCGCTCTTTTGACCAAGTTGGCGGAGATGCCATCAGTTACTTGGAAAGAGAAGATGGTAAAATGGCATTATTTTTTGCCGATGTGTCTGGTCATGGAATTGCTTCTGCCATGGTATCTGCAATGGCAGTGCTTGCTTTTAAGATTCATGGGAATACAAACCAACCTTCTGATTGTTTGAAGGCAATTCATGATGAATTACAATCTCTTGTTCCTAATAATCATATCAGTGCTTGCGTATTATTTGTGGATACTGAAACGAAAGAGATCAAATATTCTATAGCTGGACACCCTCCAATCATTCTCATTCAGAAAGACAATGGACCCAAATTGTTAGAGGGAATCGGGACACTCATCGTTTCATTCTTAAAACCTAACTTAAAAAACTATCAAATCACCCCTGAACCTGGAGATCGCATTTTGTTGTATTCGGATGGGATTTTAGAGGTATTTGATGAATCTGGCGAAATTTATGGAGAAGAACATTTGTTTTCTTCCATCAAAAATCATTCTGACAAAAAAGGTGATGAATTTTTAAATGTAATATATGAAGACTCAATGTCCTTTTCTGCTAAGCGGATTTCGGATGATATGAGTATGTTGTTATTGGAAATTCAATGA
- a CDS encoding acyl-CoA thioesterase codes for MSKPTKYKHKFIQQVVWGEMDAFGHVNNVTYVRYFESARADYFTKEGLWDSPVKPVKAGPVLTHLDMDYRKQVVFPATLEITLEVNTISSRAFSVICSMWNEENECVLTGNASFVWFDFELQKPSALPELFKIKFGNTNLV; via the coding sequence ATGTCAAAACCAACGAAATACAAACATAAATTCATTCAACAAGTTGTCTGGGGAGAGATGGATGCTTTTGGCCATGTCAACAATGTAACGTATGTTCGTTATTTTGAATCGGCTCGTGCTGATTATTTTACGAAAGAGGGACTTTGGGACTCGCCAGTAAAACCCGTCAAAGCAGGACCTGTTTTAACTCATTTAGATATGGATTATCGTAAACAAGTTGTTTTTCCGGCCACCTTGGAAATTACACTCGAGGTCAATACAATCTCTTCCAGAGCTTTTTCTGTCATTTGTTCTATGTGGAATGAGGAGAATGAATGTGTCCTAACAGGAAATGCCAGTTTTGTTTGGTTTGATTTTGAATTACAAAAACCGTCTGCTTTACCTGAACTTTTTAAAATAAAATTTGGGAACACAAATTTGGTATGA
- the pbpC gene encoding penicillin-binding protein 1C, producing the protein MIRFKTLFPFKLERKFLIVCFTILYIPSILLAFPTYQEVKSNFTPSDISFYDRQGELIQRLRMKKEYRSEEWVEYKEFPKFLIDSVIHAEDKRFFEHNGVDGNAMVASMWSSLRGFSLRGGSTITMQLVAILDPELQPKPKYRKSFFQKIKQINRATELESVWTKEEIFTAYLNLIYFRGELRGIASATKGLFRKSVSSLTPNESYLLAALIRSPQSSIQKISKRVCLLKLEKDSESSDCEVISQFVRESLFRNLDYSQHPSFVPLFAKSILDLGDYHSNLPMKVNTSLSLSYQKKVEEILSRNIKTLENRNVKDGAVIVLENKTGNVLVYVSNIGKESSVSQLDLIRTKRQVGSTLKPFVYALNFQQKKLTPNSILSDSPIGIPVYQGIYRPLNYDKSYKGNVTVRESLASSLNIPAIRALSFLDVNEFVSILTDLGIQGLQYPEYYGPSLALGAADINLLELTNAYRVFANGGMYSKVQWKQAEGKPLQTVIFSPQVSYMISDILSDREARSYGFGWDNFLSTSYFTAVKTGTSQDMRDNWCIGYSEHYTVGVWVGNPTGSPMLDVSGITGAAPVWRETMDLLHESLGSQLKPLDVDSQISDEVPNPNTIEKTKSFRILTPVSGSIFALDPDIPNGRQKILFTISSYDVSYSYHLNDLFLARAGEPYLWEPKKGEYRLEIKDKNNKVVSLSFFEVR; encoded by the coding sequence ATGATTCGATTCAAAACATTATTTCCATTTAAATTGGAAAGGAAATTTTTGATTGTTTGTTTTACTATTCTATATATCCCTTCGATTCTATTGGCTTTTCCCACTTACCAAGAAGTTAAATCTAACTTCACTCCTTCTGATATTAGTTTTTACGATCGGCAAGGGGAACTCATCCAAAGACTACGTATGAAAAAGGAATATCGTTCCGAAGAATGGGTCGAGTATAAAGAGTTTCCAAAGTTTCTGATCGATTCTGTCATACATGCCGAAGATAAACGATTCTTTGAACACAATGGTGTGGATGGGAATGCGATGGTTGCATCCATGTGGTCGAGTTTAAGAGGATTTTCACTTCGAGGTGGTTCGACTATCACCATGCAACTTGTTGCAATCCTTGATCCTGAATTACAACCAAAACCAAAATATCGAAAATCATTTTTTCAAAAGATTAAACAAATCAATCGTGCAACGGAGTTAGAGTCCGTTTGGACAAAAGAAGAAATTTTTACCGCCTATTTAAACTTAATTTATTTCCGAGGGGAACTTAGAGGAATTGCATCAGCTACGAAAGGGTTATTTCGAAAGTCAGTTAGTTCTCTCACACCGAATGAATCATATTTACTCGCTGCTCTGATTCGTTCGCCCCAAAGTTCCATTCAAAAAATTTCAAAACGAGTGTGTTTGTTAAAATTAGAAAAAGATAGCGAATCATCCGACTGCGAAGTGATTTCGCAATTTGTAAGAGAATCATTATTTCGTAATTTAGATTACTCACAACATCCATCCTTTGTCCCATTATTTGCAAAATCGATTTTGGATTTGGGTGATTATCATTCTAATTTACCTATGAAGGTTAATACATCACTTTCGTTATCCTACCAAAAAAAAGTAGAGGAGATATTAAGTAGAAATATCAAAACATTAGAAAATCGGAATGTAAAGGATGGTGCTGTCATTGTATTGGAAAACAAAACGGGAAATGTTCTCGTTTATGTTTCAAATATCGGTAAAGAGAGTTCAGTTTCACAGTTAGATTTAATTCGTACCAAACGACAAGTTGGTTCCACTCTCAAACCATTTGTGTATGCATTGAACTTCCAACAGAAAAAACTTACGCCTAACTCCATACTTTCTGATTCACCAATTGGCATACCCGTTTACCAAGGCATCTATCGTCCTTTAAACTATGATAAATCGTATAAGGGAAATGTAACGGTAAGAGAAAGTCTCGCATCATCACTCAATATTCCTGCGATTCGAGCTTTATCTTTTTTAGATGTGAACGAGTTTGTTTCTATTTTAACTGACCTAGGGATCCAAGGATTACAATACCCAGAATATTATGGTCCATCCTTAGCACTTGGAGCAGCTGACATTAATTTATTAGAACTTACCAATGCATACCGTGTATTTGCCAATGGAGGAATGTATTCAAAAGTCCAATGGAAACAAGCGGAAGGAAAACCTTTGCAAACTGTCATTTTTTCACCACAGGTCAGTTATATGATTTCGGATATTTTATCAGATCGTGAAGCAAGGTCTTATGGTTTTGGTTGGGATAATTTTTTATCCACTTCTTATTTTACAGCAGTCAAAACAGGGACAAGCCAAGATATGAGAGACAATTGGTGCATTGGTTATTCAGAACATTATACAGTTGGTGTATGGGTTGGCAATCCTACGGGAAGCCCTATGTTAGATGTATCAGGGATTACAGGTGCAGCACCTGTTTGGCGAGAAACTATGGATTTGTTACACGAGTCACTTGGTTCCCAGTTAAAACCATTGGATGTAGATTCACAAATTAGCGATGAAGTACCAAATCCTAATACGATTGAAAAAACGAAATCGTTTCGAATTTTGACTCCGGTTAGTGGGAGTATTTTTGCATTGGATCCTGATATTCCAAACGGCCGACAAAAAATCCTCTTTACAATCAGTTCCTACGATGTTTCGTATTCTTATCATCTTAACGATTTATTTCTTGCGAGAGCAGGTGAACCTTATCTCTGGGAACCAAAAAAAGGAGAGTATCGTTTGGAAATCAAAGACAAAAATAACAAAGTGGTTTCGTTGTCTTTTTTCGAAGTTCGGTAA
- a CDS encoding RsmD family RNA methyltransferase, producing the protein MKGLRISHGKWKGKEIPTPPDVSGHLNFTNSLVKKAIFSLMDSKLLSWGIGFDSVLFCDYFAGSGQISAEAYSLSVKRLLTYELDQTRFRNLHSLFRGLSNVQLFRKDATKHALKWELGDELAYIFYLDPPYTYWSETPTRMKEMLEDLYQFCLSTNKPFLILCQIPEHQSIQNIWVNLPYKIREYGSHFIIETGYETKETLED; encoded by the coding sequence ATGAAAGGTCTACGGATTTCTCATGGCAAATGGAAAGGAAAAGAAATTCCTACGCCACCCGATGTTTCAGGGCATTTAAATTTTACCAATAGCCTTGTGAAAAAAGCAATTTTCTCATTGATGGATTCTAAGTTGTTATCTTGGGGAATTGGATTTGATTCGGTTTTGTTTTGTGATTATTTCGCAGGTAGCGGTCAGATCTCTGCTGAAGCTTATAGTTTGTCTGTAAAAAGACTTCTCACCTATGAGTTAGACCAAACTAGATTTCGTAATTTGCATTCCTTGTTTCGTGGTTTATCAAATGTACAATTGTTTCGAAAAGATGCCACAAAACATGCGTTAAAATGGGAATTGGGGGATGAGTTAGCTTATATTTTTTATTTGGACCCACCTTACACGTATTGGTCGGAAACTCCAACTCGTATGAAAGAAATGTTGGAAGATTTATACCAATTTTGCCTTTCGACAAACAAACCTTTTTTAATCCTGTGCCAAATTCCAGAACACCAAAGTATTCAAAATATTTGGGTGAATCTTCCTTATAAAATTAGAGAGTATGGAAGCCATTTCATTATTGAAACAGGTTATGAAACAAAAGAAACTTTGGAAGATTGA
- a CDS encoding LIC12806 family lipoprotein, which yields MKFYLFISQILPNIGRKIKWFKTVFQQLGSKKSFLWIPLSIGLSFNCGLFYKGVPKPGEFCYVLSKPPECLFVDFESKKLLWEGVEYSLDEKLRMDYFFHKNEDLYELTVSTVNRVEIKNLSKSNFNQFYMRKKEKFTEIQKGNSNDETKH from the coding sequence ATGAAATTCTATTTATTTATTTCTCAAATTCTACCGAACATCGGCAGAAAAATCAAATGGTTCAAAACTGTTTTTCAACAACTTGGTTCTAAAAAAAGTTTCCTTTGGATTCCATTGAGTATTGGATTGAGTTTCAATTGTGGTCTCTTTTACAAAGGAGTTCCCAAACCTGGAGAATTTTGTTATGTATTATCCAAACCTCCAGAATGTTTGTTTGTAGACTTTGAATCAAAAAAATTATTGTGGGAAGGTGTAGAGTATTCCCTGGATGAAAAACTTCGAATGGATTATTTTTTCCATAAAAACGAAGATTTGTACGAACTCACCGTCTCTACGGTCAATCGAGTAGAAATCAAAAATTTATCAAAATCTAACTTCAATCAGTTTTATATGAGGAAAAAAGAGAAATTTACTGAGATACAAAAAGGAAATTCAAATGATGAAACAAAGCATTGA
- a CDS encoding SufE family protein produces MKQSIEDIQKEIISEFSELTDWEEKFQYLIELGEELPSFPDEKRTDEYLVPGCQSRVWVAPKLSEGKLEFDADSDTALTKGLIAILIRVFSGQSPEDIANASLGFIEEVGLSKFLSISRRNGLFSMVQKLKGYAEKV; encoded by the coding sequence ATGAAACAAAGCATTGAAGATATCCAAAAAGAAATTATCTCTGAGTTTTCTGAACTCACTGATTGGGAAGAAAAATTCCAATACCTAATTGAGTTAGGTGAAGAATTACCATCGTTTCCTGATGAAAAAAGAACAGATGAGTATTTGGTACCAGGTTGCCAATCACGTGTGTGGGTTGCACCAAAGTTAAGTGAAGGAAAATTAGAATTTGATGCTGATAGTGATACAGCGCTGACAAAAGGACTTATCGCAATTCTCATACGAGTGTTTTCAGGACAAAGTCCAGAAGATATAGCGAATGCCTCACTCGGTTTTATAGAAGAGGTTGGTCTATCAAAGTTTTTATCGATCTCTAGACGAAATGGACTCTTTTCTATGGTACAAAAACTAAAGGGGTACGCAGAAAAAGTATAA
- a CDS encoding serine hydrolase domain-containing protein → MKQILIFILVLFTLQCGKDLSPFGGEPNVTPLPNRLKPEWPNPDWKVVTPESVGVKSEKLNLVEEYAFTRTGDETDRKGRRTDALVILRNGKLIYEKYARNFKEDKVHLTWSVSKSILQTMYGIAVKQGLIKLDDPGYYHYEPLSRDEAHKKITIRHLLNMSSGLAAEEGYESGPLKSSVIAMLYTRGRKDMGSFCADLPLRAEPGTQVYYSSCDTNILSAILKKVYGAEEYDKLPFEKIFKPLGITNVTFERDGSGTYVGSSYLYMTARDLAKIGYLYLNDGVWNGERLLPEGWVAFTRTPAPGYKTTPYSDDLSQDNYTAHWYANTGVPNRGIHEPWPDAPHDTFAAIGHWGQMLYVIPSLDLIVVRFGDDREKAFIKNDFLKLIKESVIR, encoded by the coding sequence ATGAAACAAATTCTAATTTTCATTTTAGTTCTTTTTACATTACAATGCGGAAAGGATCTTTCTCCTTTTGGAGGAGAACCAAATGTCACTCCCTTACCCAATCGTTTAAAACCAGAATGGCCAAATCCTGATTGGAAAGTCGTAACACCTGAATCTGTGGGAGTTAAATCCGAGAAACTCAATTTAGTTGAAGAGTATGCATTCACTCGTACAGGAGATGAAACGGATCGAAAAGGGCGGAGAACCGATGCTCTAGTGATCCTTCGGAATGGAAAACTCATTTATGAAAAGTATGCGCGAAATTTCAAAGAAGATAAAGTCCACTTAACTTGGTCTGTGTCCAAAAGTATTTTACAAACTATGTATGGAATCGCTGTAAAACAAGGACTTATCAAGTTAGATGATCCAGGTTATTATCATTACGAACCACTCAGCCGTGATGAAGCTCATAAAAAAATTACAATTCGCCATTTGTTAAATATGTCTTCGGGTCTTGCAGCAGAAGAAGGTTATGAAAGTGGGCCTTTGAAGTCTTCCGTGATCGCTATGTTGTATACAAGGGGTAGAAAGGATATGGGAAGTTTTTGTGCAGACCTACCACTCCGAGCAGAACCTGGAACACAAGTATACTACTCAAGTTGTGATACTAATATCTTATCTGCGATCTTAAAAAAAGTTTATGGAGCGGAAGAGTACGACAAACTCCCATTCGAAAAAATCTTCAAACCATTAGGGATTACAAACGTAACATTTGAACGAGATGGATCAGGGACTTATGTAGGTTCATCATATCTTTATATGACAGCAAGAGACCTTGCTAAAATTGGATATTTATACTTAAATGATGGTGTTTGGAATGGCGAAAGGTTATTACCAGAAGGTTGGGTGGCATTCACAAGGACTCCAGCCCCAGGATACAAAACTACTCCCTATTCTGATGATTTATCCCAAGACAACTATACTGCTCATTGGTATGCCAATACAGGAGTTCCCAACCGAGGGATTCATGAGCCATGGCCAGATGCACCTCATGATACATTTGCAGCAATTGGTCATTGGGGACAAATGTTGTATGTCATACCCAGTTTAGATCTCATCGTAGTACGGTTTGGTGATGATCGTGAAAAAGCTTTTATAAAAAATGATTTTTTAAAATTAATTAAGGAATCGGTGATTCGGTAA
- a CDS encoding TonB family protein: protein MAPLSFDFRLPEKEEGEKRLFFAFTFVILISSFFLAHLITRNMLWKMWAEEQSIENLGPKEQEKIYEVLVEQQFINPDKKDEYKALSNKDSAGGGGITEKQGFHTLTQFREFIMGSAASTPSKMQPKAEQTKEDDIFEFGIFKADPKTNSNAQESPNQSASAGQMTKIPFNYRFQQDFLFRWDGAKALTIPTKQLAGYYYFKNMLKRIEESFAPPGGGNYAYRDMAGVVAREGIKEGETKVLFMLSEQGQVLDVRLVSSQGQVVVDQACLDSIRGQNFGPVPEEVKAKGLIFGINFIFPGIRYYR, encoded by the coding sequence ATGGCCCCACTCTCTTTTGATTTCCGATTACCCGAAAAAGAAGAAGGGGAAAAACGTCTCTTCTTCGCCTTCACATTTGTCATCTTAATCTCTTCCTTTTTTTTGGCTCATCTCATCACTCGGAATATGTTATGGAAGATGTGGGCAGAAGAACAATCAATCGAAAACCTCGGCCCGAAAGAACAAGAAAAAATATACGAAGTACTCGTCGAACAACAGTTCATTAATCCAGACAAAAAAGATGAATACAAAGCATTATCTAACAAAGATTCGGCGGGCGGTGGCGGAATCACAGAAAAACAAGGATTTCACACACTGACTCAATTTCGAGAATTCATTATGGGAAGTGCTGCATCTACACCAAGTAAAATGCAACCTAAAGCAGAACAAACGAAAGAAGATGACATTTTTGAGTTTGGAATTTTTAAAGCAGATCCAAAAACCAATTCAAATGCACAGGAAAGTCCTAATCAGTCAGCTAGCGCTGGTCAGATGACCAAAATTCCTTTTAACTATCGGTTCCAACAAGATTTTTTGTTTCGCTGGGATGGTGCAAAGGCATTAACTATCCCGACCAAACAACTTGCTGGTTATTATTATTTTAAGAATATGTTGAAGCGGATTGAAGAATCCTTTGCTCCACCTGGTGGAGGGAACTATGCCTACCGTGATATGGCGGGTGTTGTGGCAAGAGAAGGGATCAAAGAAGGGGAAACCAAAGTATTGTTTATGCTCAGCGAACAAGGCCAAGTTTTGGATGTACGTTTAGTTTCTTCACAAGGACAAGTGGTAGTCGACCAAGCTTGCCTTGATTCCATCCGAGGTCAAAACTTTGGTCCTGTACCGGAAGAGGTGAAAGCCAAAGGGTTAATCTTTGGCATAAATTTTATTTTTCCAGGGATACGATACTACCGTTAA
- the ruvB gene encoding Holliday junction branch migration DNA helicase RuvB: protein MQAGEEEPNLRPTKLSEFIGQKEVLANLSVYVEAARKRKSTLDHVLISGPPGLGKTTLANIIANELAVAFTPTSAPAISKGADLVRFLTLLKTNEVLFIDEIHGFIKKQEELLYPAMENFFVDLVVGEGVTANALQIQLQPFTLVGATTRSGLVSDPLKSRFGIHLKLDFYTDEEMQIIVERSAKLLGVDLGEGVAMEVGKRSRKTPRIANHLLKRVRDFAEVNNETSVSLKTCRYAFDRMGVDHLGLDAVDRQILDILISRYGGGPVGIKPIAVVLGEEERTIEDTYEPFLVRVGLIDRTPQGRVATKKAYEHLGLPYTGNTGENRENGPTLF, encoded by the coding sequence ATGCAAGCGGGCGAAGAAGAACCAAACCTTCGCCCCACAAAACTGTCTGAGTTCATTGGACAAAAAGAGGTATTAGCCAATCTATCGGTATATGTCGAAGCGGCACGCAAACGAAAAAGCACACTTGACCATGTACTCATTTCTGGTCCTCCTGGACTTGGGAAAACCACACTTGCCAATATCATTGCCAACGAGTTAGCAGTCGCTTTTACTCCCACTTCTGCTCCAGCGATTTCGAAGGGAGCGGATTTGGTCCGGTTTCTCACTTTACTCAAAACAAATGAAGTCCTCTTCATCGATGAAATCCATGGTTTCATCAAAAAACAGGAAGAACTCTTATACCCTGCAATGGAAAACTTTTTTGTGGACCTTGTGGTAGGAGAAGGTGTCACTGCAAACGCATTACAAATCCAACTCCAACCATTCACATTAGTCGGCGCGACCACCAGGTCGGGTCTTGTCAGTGATCCACTCAAATCCAGATTTGGCATCCACCTCAAACTTGATTTTTATACGGATGAAGAGATGCAAATCATTGTGGAACGTTCGGCAAAATTACTTGGTGTGGACTTGGGAGAAGGGGTTGCCATGGAAGTTGGTAAACGGAGTCGAAAAACTCCAAGGATTGCAAACCATCTATTAAAACGTGTGCGTGATTTTGCAGAGGTCAACAACGAAACGTCTGTTAGTTTGAAAACCTGTCGGTATGCTTTTGATCGAATGGGTGTGGACCATTTGGGACTTGATGCCGTAGACAGGCAAATATTAGATATCCTCATTTCGCGTTATGGTGGTGGACCAGTTGGAATCAAACCAATTGCTGTCGTACTTGGCGAAGAAGAACGAACCATCGAAGACACATATGAGCCATTCCTAGTGCGTGTTGGTCTCATCGACCGCACTCCCCAAGGCCGAGTGGCTACGAAAAAAGCTTACGAACATTTGGGGCTTCCCTATACTGGAAATACGGGAGAAAATCGTGAAAATGGCCCCACTCTCTTTTGA
- a CDS encoding S1C family serine protease — MTEKKTNPLRYLAVAFSFLLLGTFLSPILTCGNSSENPLQLKADGGEKLSPAQTQAVALEDAFQEVFDKVSPSVVSIATEGTVNVPLHPFEYFFGNPQNQRKGSRQQKLSGLGSGIVLNEDGYIMTNHHVVQNMDKFTVKLKNKSEYEAKLIGSDPTADIALLKISAPKGTLVPSLIGDSSKVRVGNWAIAIGAPLGLEQSFTVGVVSAIQRGGLDRSGLAYIQTDAAINQGNSGGPLLNIRGEVIGINRMIVSQSGGSDGIGFAIPINEARRVVEELKVNGVVARAWIGAGVDYITDRDIAQFGLKNNQGAVVHQIYKGSPANKAGLQLMDVIIEFDGKPIRTPDELVGLIVNSKIGKRVELKIIRNKNEILTSITPEKKPN, encoded by the coding sequence ATGACTGAGAAAAAAACGAATCCATTACGATACTTAGCCGTCGCATTTAGCTTTTTATTACTCGGGACATTTTTGTCTCCCATCCTCACATGCGGAAATTCTTCGGAAAACCCACTGCAACTCAAAGCAGATGGTGGTGAAAAATTATCACCTGCACAAACGCAAGCTGTTGCCTTAGAAGATGCGTTCCAAGAAGTGTTTGATAAAGTTTCCCCGAGTGTGGTTTCAATTGCCACAGAAGGGACAGTAAATGTACCTTTACATCCGTTTGAATATTTTTTTGGGAATCCCCAAAACCAAAGGAAGGGGTCTCGACAACAAAAACTTTCGGGACTTGGATCAGGCATCGTATTAAACGAAGATGGTTACATTATGACAAACCACCATGTTGTACAAAACATGGATAAGTTTACAGTGAAGTTAAAAAATAAAAGTGAATACGAAGCAAAACTCATTGGTTCGGATCCCACGGCAGACATTGCCTTATTAAAGATCAGCGCGCCAAAGGGGACCCTTGTTCCTAGTTTGATCGGTGATTCCAGTAAAGTCAGAGTGGGGAACTGGGCGATTGCCATCGGAGCTCCACTTGGACTCGAACAATCTTTTACCGTTGGAGTTGTCTCCGCCATCCAAAGGGGAGGTCTCGACCGGTCTGGTCTTGCGTATATCCAAACAGATGCTGCCATCAACCAAGGGAATAGTGGAGGACCACTTCTCAATATCAGAGGGGAAGTCATTGGTATCAACCGAATGATTGTGAGCCAATCGGGTGGTTCGGATGGAATTGGTTTTGCCATTCCCATCAATGAAGCGCGGCGAGTGGTAGAAGAATTGAAAGTGAATGGAGTTGTCGCAAGAGCTTGGATTGGTGCTGGTGTTGATTACATCACAGATCGTGATATCGCACAATTTGGATTGAAAAACAACCAAGGAGCAGTGGTCCACCAAATCTACAAAGGTTCTCCTGCCAACAAAGCAGGTTTACAACTTATGGATGTGATCATTGAATTTGATGGAAAACCAATCCGAACGCCGGATGAACTCGTTGGTTTGATTGTAAATTCCAAAATTGGCAAACGAGTCGAACTAAAAATCATCCGAAATAAAAATGAAATCTTGACGTCCATCACTCCAGAGAAGAAACCCAATTGA